Within the Fusarium keratoplasticum isolate Fu6.1 chromosome 1, whole genome shotgun sequence genome, the region TTCGTTATTGTACAGTGTCTATGTCTCGTCAATTCTCCTCTAAGAGGAGCCAGAAGCTGCAGGTGTGCTTCCAACCTGAGTCTCAGTCGTTGGGGAAGAAgccttgagcagctcagcAGGGGCAATTTCCCGTCTCGGCCTTTTCAGCTCCTCCAGAGTTATGCCATCAAGCTTGGTAATTCCAACCATAGGggcctcgcccttcttcacAAACTCCCATTGGCCTATAGTCCGTTAGTTGGATCCAATTGATATAAATCTGGAGCCCTACCTGGCAGCTTGTTGCCAGCCAAACGGAATGCATCCCTCACAACTTGCTCGTGAAGTCGTCCTCGAATCTCGAACAGAATCTGGCTCACAGCCATTCTGGTCGCCCAGTGGTCGAATGAACCCTTACCCTTACCCATACGCATCTGCAAAGCCATGAGCTCATGTCCCGCCGAACATTGGGAAAGCCATTCTCACATCGTTACCGCTGACGTAGACACCAACGTTACAGTTCTTTCGCTTGTACAGTCGGTATTTCTGTCCTCGAAGTCGCACCTTGATGGTAtcctcggccatcttcaATTGCTTTGCGCTGATTCTGCGGTGGTGGTCCGTCATTCGCAGACCGTAGTCGCCCCAGATCACAGTCGTTCCCTTTGTCGAGCCTCCAGTGGCCACACGGGGACGtcccttggccatcttcttctttcggTTCAGATTGGGCTCGAGCCAGCTGCCCAGCATGGAGGAAGTCGTCGAGAAGGCGCGGACATTTTGGAGCCGTCGGGCCGCATCAAGCGTCTTCGAGGACTGCTGGAGAGGGGCGCGGAGTTGTCGCAGGGGCGAGGAAGCGCATATCCTCAGTCCCTGAAAGGCATTGAGCAATGCCGATGTGTTGGCGGGCTTCATGGCGGCGATCGGACTTGTCGTCTTGAAGCTGCCTCGCATGACCGAGCTCCAGAAAATCTTCCCCGGCCGAAGATGGGGTGGAGTTGTGGCCTGAAAATCAAGGCCCACATGGCAGGGCCACTTTAGCCTGCAGTCACGGATCTCGCGTCAGCTTCGCGTTTGGTAGGAGCGGACGTGCACGTCACCAGACTCGAACTTCTAGGCTGCTCCTCGATTGCCTGAGATTGTCGGACAACCACTTCCACCAGGCAACACTCGCGCATGGTATAAGTGAGGGCCGTTGCCCCCATATCGTCAGAATTGAGGCAAAATAATCATCGCCAAAAATGCCTTCTGACATCCGGTCCTTCTTTGCGCCAAAGGGTGGTGCACCTCCAAAGCCTGCAGCCAAAAAGTCTGAGGAAccggccaagaccaagcgCACCAGTAGGTTCCAATACTCTTTATCCTTTCCCATCATACTGACGAAAAATAGAGGGCCGTCGAGTCGTTGAGGATagcgaggatgaagaagatgaagtcgtTGAGTATGTACTTCTGCTATCTTGCGCTACGTTTGCTGACGCCGAACTAGAGTGAAGAAACCAGCCAAGCCAGcaccgaagaagaagacacaGTGCGTTGTTCCTTCTGAAAACCCCAATTGCCTCTATTCTAACCCAATTCAGGGATGAGCCAAAGGGTGTAGCTATCTCCGCCGACGATTACTTTGCATCAACAAAGAGCAGCAAACCTTCGAGTTCGGCGACTCCCAAAAAACCTGCAGCCAAGTCCGACGTCCCGATACGTGCGAGCCCTCGAGGCAAACCTGCAACCGCGAAGTCTGCAGCACCTGCCAAAAACGGCACAGTTCCCGCTAAACGAAAGACAACGACCTCCTACTCTCACCATgcggttgatgatgatgccgacgcttacatggatgatggcgaagaagaagatgatgatatcTTTGCTGCCGATGCCAAGGGCCGCAGCAAGCGGAAGAACGATGACTATGAGGAGGACGAatcggaggaggaggagctccCCAGGCCCAAGCGGGTAGCTACACGGGGGCGTCCATCTGCAGCCAAGGACAACGACGTGAAGGTGACCAAGGCTGCACCTGCaagcaagaagagaaagtCTCCTGTCGACGGTTCTGATGAGTCTGAGGATGAGATTCCACGCAAGAAGGCAGCTCCTGCCAAGCCTCGAGCACCTCGGacaaccaagaagaaggatgaacCTGAGGACGCCGAGATTCAAGATATTCTCAACAGCGTTGCTACTGTCCGAGCCcctacaccaccacccaAGGACCCTAATGCCAAGTTTGACTGGCGAAAGAACGCATTTGGAGGTGGCAATGCAGCTGCTCCACCGACGCAAGGAGGGGTTGAGCTTCCCGAGGGCGAAGATGAGTGTCTCTCTGGTCTGAGCTTTGTTTTCACTGGTGTTTTGCAGACCATCGGTCGTGACGAAGGCCAGGCGTTGGTCAAGAGGTATGGTGGCAAGGTAGTCGGTCAGCCCAGCAGCAAGACAAGCTTTGTGgttcttggcgatgatgccggACCCAGCAAACTGGCAAAGATCAAGTCCCACGGCATCAAGACgattgatgagaatggcTTGTTTGACCTGATCCGCAAGCTTCCTGCATACGGAGGAAGCGGCAAGGGAGCGCAGAAGGcccaagaaaagaagaaggccgaagAGGAAAAGGTGAAGAAGCAAGTCGCAGagatggaggcggaggaAAAGGCTCGAAAGGCCGAAGCAGCCAAGGCTGCAAAgaaagc harbors:
- a CDS encoding Ribosomal-L16 domain-containing protein gives rise to the protein MKPANTSALLNAFQGLRICASSPLRQLRAPLQQSSKTLDAARRLQNVRAFSTTSSMLGSWLEPNLNRKKKMAKGRPRVATGGSTKGTTVIWGDYGLRMTDHHRRISAKQLKMAEDTIKVRLRGQKYRLYKRKNCNVGVYVSGNDMRMGKGKGSFDHWATRMAVSQILFEIRGRLHEQVVRDAFRLAGNKLPGQWEFVKKGEAPMVGITKLDGITLEELKRPRREIAPAELLKASSPTTETQVGSTPAASGSS